From the genome of Nasonia vitripennis strain AsymCx chromosome 1, Nvit_psr_1.1, whole genome shotgun sequence, one region includes:
- the Gr41 gene encoding gustatory receptor 41, which yields MFLKCLFYAFQFLGTAPITIKALGTKKNKACHFLFVSSRLGILHNCILLCISLPTIYLMIEDILARSFLRKKTNLELVIDGVCAIYVVVPAFAFLLKISISAEKAIMIINKLNVIYQKRKIEFKKESPPVLLLRPVKIIVFTNVVPLIIGCFVSGQHHISNLLPLPSFLTYQMTFMQYTLILKLLHYLYQSTNTELQSVLRSKVPIFIVHNRFLGIDSQRISNKIELLREIHVLLCHLSKEVSDFYALPMFFCISNKFLILVQYFYYAAAILSDKQETATQYEILILTIWFTIVEALSLVVLARVAGLVVKESRRTGEIVGGLIAECPNKLILKQLNGFFCHLLLVQVDFNVYNLYQINEPLLTSFTSYITTYIVILLQFKGISCPSDSTDHTENVSTPPSVN from the exons ATGTTCCTTAAATGTCTGTTCTACGCTTTTCAATTTCTTGGTACAGCTCCTATAACTATCAAAGCTTTGGGcacgaagaaaaacaaagcttGTCACTTTTTATTCGTGTCTTCAAGGCTAGGAATATTGCATAACTGTATTCTTCTATGCATATCGTTACCTACCATATACTTAATGATCGAAGATATCTTGGCTAGGAGCTTCTTaaggaaaaaaacaaatttagaATTAGTAATTGATGGTGTTTGTGCAATTTACGTTGTCGTTCCTGCCTTCGCATTTCTGCTCAAAATCTCTATCAGTGCGGAGAAAGCGATAATGATAATCAACAAACTCAATGTTATCTATCAAAAACGGAAGATCGAATTTAAGAAAGAGAGCCCGCCTGTCCTACTGCTTAGGCCAGTCAAGATAATTGTTTTTACGAATGTCGTCCCGTTAATCATTGGCTGTTTCGTTAGCGGTCAGCATCACATTTCAAACCTTCTGCCCCTACCGTCTTTTCTAACATACCAGATGACTTTCATGCAGTACACTCTAATTTTAAAGCTTCTTCATTACTTGTATCAATCTACTAATACCGAATTACAATCGGTCCTGAGATCCAAAGTTCCCATATTCATAGTTCATAATCGATTTTTGGGAATTGACTCCCAAAGGATTTCAAATAAGATCGAACTACTGCGCGAGATTCACGTACTTTTGTGCCACCTTTCAAAGGAAGTATCCGATTTTTACGCGCTGCCAATGTTTTTTTGCATTTCAAACAAGTTTTTGATATTGGTACAGTATTTCTACTATGCAGCCGCCATCCTGTCAGACAAGCAGGAAACAGCGACACAGTatgaaattttgatattaaccATATGGTTTACGATTGTAGAGGCTCTCTCGCTAGTGGTTCTTGCTAGGGTTGCAGGACTCGTGGTTAAGGAG aGTAGGAGAACTGGTGAGATCGTTGGTGGATTGATAGCAGAATGTCCGAATAAACTGATTTTAAAACAA ctgAATGGATTTTTTTGTCATTTACTGCTCGTGCAAGTAGATTTCAACGTGTACAACCTTTATCAAATTAATGAGCCTCTATTGACGTCG TTCACAAGCTACATTACAACGTACATAGTTATACTATTACAATTCAAAGGAATTAGCTGTCCTAGCGACTCTACAGATCACACAGAAAATGTGTCTACTCCACCATCTGTAAACTGA
- the Gr42 gene encoding gustatory receptor 42, translating to MFLKCLFYAFKLFGIAPMAIKALTSKKNKACHFLFVSSRLGILHNCILLCISISTIYFIIDDTLSRSLFTDKSNLELVLDTACGICVALTSVVILLKMSINREKAIIIINKLNIIYQRKVESDKKNPSILLVGSVKIIIFSIFIPTIFAAIALGLEQSSILISCLPFTTYQMTIIQYTLILKLLHYLYQSTNTELQSVLTSKVPISIVQNRLLGMDTQRVSTKIELLREIHVVLSHLSNEVSGFYALPMFFCISNKFLVLIQYCYYIATVLSHKQDTTGQYEIILHCMSFSTVEALSIVYLTRAAGLVVTESKRTGEIVSQLIVDCPNKLVLKQLNGFFSYLLQVQVDFSVFNLYQINESLLTSITSYITTYMVILLQFKETSCRSGSTEHTENMSTPPSVD from the exons ATGTTTCTTAAATGTTTGTTCTACGCTTTCAAGCTTTTTGGTATAGCTCCTATGGCTATCAAAGCTTTAACctcgaagaaaaacaaagcttgtcattttttattcgtgTCTTCAAGGCTAGGAATATTACATAACTGTATTCTTCTATGCATATCGATATCTACGATATACTTTATAATCGATGATACTTTGTCCAGGAGCCTCTTTACGGATAAATCAAATTTAGAATTAGTACTCGATACTGCGTGTGGAATTTGCGTTGCCCTTACTTCCGTCGTAATTTTGCTCAAAATGTCTATTAACAGGGAGAAAGCGATAATCATAATCAATAAACTCAATATTATCTATCAACGGAAGGTCGAATCTGACAAAAAGAACCCGTCCATTCTGCTTGTTGGATCAGtaaagataattattttttctatttttattccGACGATCTTTGCCGCTATCGCTCTCGGGCTGGAACAATCTTCAATTTTGATAAGTTGCCTTCCTTTTACAACATACCAGATGACCATAATACAGTACACTCTAATTTTAAAGCTTCTTCATTACTTGTATCAATCTACTAATACCGAATTACAATCGGTCCTGACATCCAAAGTTCCCATATCCATAGTTCAGAATCGACTTTTAGGTATGGACACTCAAAGGGTTTCAACTAAGATCGAACTACTGCGTGAGATTCACGTAGTTCTGAGCCACCTTTCAAATGAAGTATCCGGTTTTTACGCGCTGCCAATGTTTTTTTGCATTTCGAATAAGTTTCTAGTATTAATACAATATTGCTACTATATAGCCACCGTCCTGTCACATAAACAGGATACAACGGGACAgtatgaaattattttacattgtATGTCGTTTTCAACTGTAGAGGCACTCTCGATAGTGTATCTTACTAGAGCTGCAGGACTCGTAGTTACGGAG agTAAGAGAACTGGAGAGATCGTTAGTCAATTAATAGTAGATTGTCCAAATAAACTGGTTTTAAAACAA ctgAATGGATTTTTTAGTTACTTATTGCAGGTGCAAGTCGATTTCAGCGTGTTCAATCTTTATCAGATTAATGAGTCTCTGTTAACGTCG ATCACAAGCTACATTACAACGTACATGGTTATCCTATTGCAATTTAAAGAAACCAGCTGTCGTAGCGGCTCTACAGAGCACACAGAAAATATGTCTACTCCACCATCTGTAGACTGA